The proteins below come from a single Ochotona princeps isolate mOchPri1 chromosome 6, mOchPri1.hap1, whole genome shotgun sequence genomic window:
- the PSMA4 gene encoding proteasome subunit alpha type-4, with amino-acid sequence MSRRYDSRTTIFSPEGRLYQVEYAMEAIGHAGTCLGILANDGVLLAAERRNIHKLLDEVFFSEKIYKLNEDMACSVAGITSDANVLTNELRLIAQRYLLQYQEPIPCEQLVTALCDIKQAYTQFGGKRPFGVSLLYIGWDKHYGFQLYQSDPSGNYGGWKATCIGNNSAAAVSMLKQDYKEGEMTLKSALALAIKVLNKTMDVSKLSAEKVEIATLTRENGKTVIRVLKQKEVEQLIKKHEEEEAKAEREKKEKEQKEKDK; translated from the exons ATG tCTCGGAGATACGATTCCAGGACCACAATATTTTCCCCAGAAG GTCGCCTGTACCAGGTGGAATATGCCATGGAAGCTATTGGACACGCAGGCACCTGCTTGGGAATTCTGGCCAACGACGGTGTTCTGCTGGCAGCCGAGCGACGCAACATCCACAAGCTGCTCGATGAAGTCTTCTTTTCCGAAAAGATTTATAAACTCAACGA GGACATGGCCTGCAGCGTGGCCGGAATCACTTCTGACGCCAACGTTCTCACCAATGAGCTAAGGCTCATAGCCCAGAG GTATCTACTACAGTATCAGGAACCAATCCCCTGTGAGCAGTTGGTGACCGCACTGTGCGACATCAAGCAAGCCTACACACAGTTTGGAG GCAAGCGTCCCTTTGGTGTCTCCTTGCTCTACATTGGCTGGGACAAGCACTACGGCTTCCAGCTCTATCAGAGTGATCCCAGCGGGAACTATGGGGGATGGAAAGCCACGTGCATCGGCAACAACAGCGCT GCAGCCGTGTCAATGTTGAAACAAGACTACAAAGAGGGTGAGATGACCCTGAAGTCAGCGCTGGCTTTAGCTATCAAGGTGCTAAATAAGACTATGGACGTTAGCAAACTGTCTGCTGAGAAAG TGGAAATTGCTACGCTCACGAGGGAGAACGGCAAGACGGTCATCCGAGTTCTGAAACAgaaagaagtagaacagctgatcAAAAAGCACGAGGAAGAGGAAGCGAAAGCCGAGcgggagaagaaggagaaagaacagaaggAGAAGGATAAATAG